GTCGCCGAGATGGTCCCGCCGCCCCGGTTCGCCGACGTGAGCTTCGGGACGTACATTCCGGACCCGAACCAGCCCAGCCAGTACGAGGCCGTCCAGGTCCTGGAGCAGTTCGCCGGCACCCTCGGCGGAGGCAACGGCTCCGCGCCCAAGCGCAGCTGGTTCCGTCGCAGCGCCCCCGCGCCCACCGGCCCGGCCGGCGTCTACCTCGACGGCGGCTACGGCGTCGGCAAGACCCACCTGCTCGCCTCGCTCTGGCACACCGCCCCCGGCCCCAAGGCCTTCGGCACCTTCGTCGAGCTGACCAACCTGGTCGGCGCGCTCGGCTTCCAGCAGGCCGTCCAGACCCTCTCCGGGCACACGCTGCTCTGCATCGACGAGTTCGAGCTCGACGACCCGGGCGACACCGTCCTGGTCTCCACCCTGCTCGGCCGCCTGGTCGACGCCGGCGTCAAGCTGTGCGCCACCTCGAACACCCTGCCGGAGAAGCTGGGCGAGGGCCGCTTCGCCGCCGCCGACTTCCTGCGCGAGATCCAGGGCCTGTCCGCGCACTTCCGTCCGACCCGGATCGACGGCCAGGACTACCGCCACCGCGGCCTCCCGGACGCCCCGCCGCCCTACCCCGACGAGACCGTCGACGCCGTCGCCGCCCGCACCACCGGCGCCTCCCTCGACGACTTCGACGCCCTCCTCGCCCACCTCTCCGCCGTCCACCCCAGCCGCTACGGCGCCATGCTGGACGACGTGACCGCCGTCTGCCTGCGCGGCGTCCGCCAGGTCGACGACCAGTCCACCGCCCTGCGCCTGGTCGTCCTCGCCGACCGCATGTACGACCGCGAACTGCCGATCACCGCCTCCGGCATCCCCTTCGACCAGGTCTTCCCCGAGGACATGCTCCGCGGCGGCTACCGCAAGAAGTACCTCCGCGCCATCTCCCGCCTCGTCGCCCTCGCCCGCGACAGCGCGAAGTAGGCACCGCTTGTCCGTGGTGGGTCGTACGGTGGACTCGTGCGACCCATCACGAGTATTGAGCGGTCAGTGGCGCCCTTCGAGGTCGTCAGTCCCTACCAGCCCAACGGGGACCAGCCGGCGGCGATCGCCGAGCTGGAGCGGCGGATCACGGGCGGGGAGAAGGACGTCGTCCTGCTGGGTGCCACGGGTACCGGCAAGTCGGCCACCACGGCCTGGATGATCGAGAAGCTGCAGCGGCCCACCCTGGTGATGGCGCCGAACAAG
The nucleotide sequence above comes from Streptomyces kaniharaensis. Encoded proteins:
- the zapE gene encoding cell division protein ZapE encodes the protein MPAAPHSATATEPIAAASAAGSPIALTDRRPVVPAERLVAEMVPPPRFADVSFGTYIPDPNQPSQYEAVQVLEQFAGTLGGGNGSAPKRSWFRRSAPAPTGPAGVYLDGGYGVGKTHLLASLWHTAPGPKAFGTFVELTNLVGALGFQQAVQTLSGHTLLCIDEFELDDPGDTVLVSTLLGRLVDAGVKLCATSNTLPEKLGEGRFAAADFLREIQGLSAHFRPTRIDGQDYRHRGLPDAPPPYPDETVDAVAARTTGASLDDFDALLAHLSAVHPSRYGAMLDDVTAVCLRGVRQVDDQSTALRLVVLADRMYDRELPITASGIPFDQVFPEDMLRGGYRKKYLRAISRLVALARDSAK